One Phenylobacterium hankyongense DNA segment encodes these proteins:
- a CDS encoding ATP-dependent Clp protease proteolytic subunit, protein MRDPVTTALGLVPMVVEQTSRGERAYDIFSRLLKDRIVFLAGPVEDNMAALICAQLLHLEAENPKKEIQMYINSPGGVVTSGLAIYDTMQYIKSPVITLCLGMAASMGSFLLMAGEKGQRIALPNSRIMVHQPSGGFSGKASDIERHAEDILKTKRRLNELYAKHTGQTVETVEEVLDRDSFMSAEEAKAWGIVDHVWEKREAEG, encoded by the coding sequence ATGCGTGACCCCGTCACCACCGCGCTCGGCCTCGTGCCGATGGTCGTCGAACAGACGAGCCGAGGCGAGCGCGCCTACGACATCTTCTCCCGCCTCCTGAAGGACCGCATCGTGTTCCTGGCCGGCCCGGTCGAGGACAACATGGCGGCGCTGATCTGCGCCCAGCTGCTGCACCTGGAAGCCGAGAACCCGAAGAAAGAGATCCAGATGTACATCAACTCCCCCGGCGGAGTGGTGACCTCGGGCCTCGCGATCTACGACACCATGCAATACATCAAGAGCCCGGTGATCACGCTGTGCCTCGGCATGGCGGCCTCGATGGGCTCGTTCCTGCTGATGGCCGGCGAGAAGGGCCAGCGCATCGCGCTGCCGAACTCGCGGATCATGGTCCACCAGCCGTCGGGCGGCTTCTCCGGCAAGGCCTCGGACATCGAGCGCCACGCCGAGGACATCCTGAAGACCAAGCGCCGGCTGAACGAGCTTTACGCCAAGCACACCGGCCAGACGGTCGAGACCGTCGAGGAAGTGCTCGACCGCGACAGCTTCATGAGCGCCGAGGAAGCCAAGGCCTGGGGCATCGTCGACCACGTCTGGGAAAAGCGCGAAGCCGAGGGCTGA
- a CDS encoding D-2-hydroxyacid dehydrogenase, with protein MQILMTQSGYDRIRDRLAPLAAGHQIVTVSANDVFEMDGRPVDPEAVNPEVVWLSLDSRASGLFRTLAVRLLKSPATRWTQVFSAGLDDPSFQKFMAKGVRISKSSSQAVPIAEYVVGHAVSLLVPIEAQRDAQAAHEWRHTPWREVGHTRWLLVGYGSIGREIARRIKPFGVDLTVVRRSKTETELADRVVTQAELPAVLPEADVVVLACPLTDETRGMADPAFFAAMKPGAMLINIGRGALVDEDALRAGLDRDQPGRAVLDVFATEPLPADSWFWDHPKVRVSAHTSNAGDGNVGRGDALFLENLRRYLAGEALLNEAQPREVGL; from the coding sequence ATGCAGATCCTGATGACCCAATCCGGCTACGACCGGATCCGCGACCGGCTGGCGCCGCTGGCCGCCGGCCACCAGATCGTCACCGTGTCTGCCAACGACGTCTTCGAGATGGACGGTCGGCCGGTCGATCCGGAGGCGGTCAACCCGGAGGTCGTCTGGCTCAGCCTCGACAGCCGCGCCTCCGGCCTGTTCCGGACGCTTGCCGTGCGCCTGCTGAAGAGCCCGGCCACGCGCTGGACCCAGGTGTTCAGCGCCGGCCTCGACGATCCGTCCTTCCAGAAATTCATGGCCAAGGGCGTACGGATCTCCAAGAGCAGCTCCCAGGCCGTGCCCATCGCCGAGTACGTGGTCGGCCACGCCGTCAGCCTGCTGGTCCCCATCGAGGCCCAGCGCGACGCCCAGGCGGCGCATGAATGGCGCCACACGCCGTGGCGCGAGGTCGGCCACACCCGCTGGCTGCTGGTCGGCTACGGCTCCATCGGCCGTGAGATCGCCCGACGCATCAAGCCGTTCGGCGTCGACCTGACCGTCGTCCGACGCTCGAAGACGGAGACCGAGCTCGCGGACCGGGTGGTGACCCAGGCGGAGCTACCTGCCGTGCTGCCGGAGGCGGATGTGGTGGTGCTGGCCTGCCCGCTCACCGACGAGACCCGCGGCATGGCCGACCCGGCCTTCTTCGCGGCCATGAAGCCGGGCGCCATGCTGATCAATATCGGCCGCGGCGCCCTGGTGGACGAGGACGCCCTGCGCGCCGGCCTCGACCGCGACCAGCCGGGACGGGCGGTGCTCGACGTCTTCGCCACCGAGCCGCTGCCGGCCGACAGCTGGTTCTGGGATCACCCCAAGGTGCGGGTCAGCGCCCATACCTCCAACGCCGGCGACGGCAACGTCGGCCGCGGGGACGCCCTGTTCCTGGAGAACCTGCGGCGCTACCTGGCCGGCGAGGCGCTGCTCAACGAAGCGCAGCCGCGCGAGGTCGGGCTGTGA
- a CDS encoding FAD-dependent oxidoreductase — protein sequence MQRTSTEGPDYFHKVVDCQWACPAHTPVPEYIRLIAEGRYSDAYMINWDSNVFPGILGRTCDRPCEPACRRGRVEDEPVAICRLKRVAADNKDDITARLPPPAARKNGKRVALVGAGPASLTVARDLAPLGYELVLYDGDAKAGGMIRSQIPRFRLPEEVIDEEVGYITGLGMELRLGQRIDSLKGLLAEGYDAIFVGSGAPRGRDLDLPGREEGRANIHIGIDWLSSVSFGHIGKIGRRVIVLGGGNTAMDCCRTSRRLGGEDVKVIVRSGFEEMKASSWEKEDAIHEDIPIINFRVPKAFTHEGGRLSGVLFEVVEAQYDDQGRRRLVASGAPDEHYPCDDVLVAVGQENAFPWIERDVGLTFDEWGMPVVDTVTMQSSLPNVFFGGDAAFGPKNIIWAVAHGHDAAVSIDQFCQGLDVADRPPPGTSLVSQKMGIHEWSYDNDVANDRRYRVPLRDKATALKDVRLEVELGFDRELGFREAQRCLNCDIQTVFADPLCIECDACVDICPVDCITFTDNGDEEDLRTRLKAPAPHLDQALYVSGSLPTGRVMVKDEDVCLHCGLCAERCPTGAWDMQKFMLEITHAGHACQSR from the coding sequence TTGCAGCGCACCAGTACCGAAGGCCCCGACTACTTTCATAAGGTCGTGGATTGTCAGTGGGCTTGCCCGGCGCACACGCCGGTTCCGGAGTACATCCGCCTGATCGCGGAGGGCCGCTACTCCGACGCCTATATGATCAACTGGGACTCCAACGTCTTCCCCGGCATCCTCGGGCGGACCTGCGACCGGCCGTGCGAACCGGCCTGCCGCCGCGGTCGCGTCGAGGACGAGCCGGTGGCGATCTGCCGGCTGAAGCGGGTCGCCGCCGACAACAAGGACGACATCACCGCCCGTCTGCCGCCGCCGGCCGCCCGGAAGAACGGCAAGCGCGTCGCCCTGGTGGGAGCGGGCCCGGCCTCGCTCACCGTGGCGCGGGACCTCGCGCCGCTGGGCTACGAACTGGTGCTCTACGACGGCGACGCCAAGGCCGGCGGCATGATCCGCAGCCAGATCCCCCGCTTCCGCCTGCCGGAAGAGGTGATCGACGAGGAGGTCGGCTACATCACCGGCCTGGGCATGGAGCTGCGGCTCGGCCAGAGGATCGACAGCCTCAAGGGCCTGCTCGCCGAGGGTTATGACGCCATCTTCGTGGGCTCCGGCGCGCCGCGCGGCCGGGACCTCGACCTGCCGGGCCGCGAGGAGGGTCGCGCCAATATCCACATCGGCATCGACTGGCTGTCGTCGGTCTCCTTCGGCCACATCGGGAAGATCGGCCGCCGGGTCATCGTGCTGGGCGGCGGCAACACCGCCATGGACTGCTGCCGCACCTCGCGCCGGCTGGGCGGCGAGGACGTCAAGGTGATCGTCCGCTCCGGCTTCGAGGAGATGAAGGCGTCCTCCTGGGAGAAGGAGGACGCGATCCACGAGGACATCCCGATCATCAACTTCCGGGTTCCGAAGGCCTTCACCCACGAGGGCGGACGGCTGAGCGGCGTGCTGTTCGAGGTCGTGGAAGCGCAATACGACGACCAGGGCCGCCGCCGGCTCGTGGCCTCCGGCGCGCCGGACGAGCACTACCCATGCGACGACGTGCTGGTGGCGGTGGGCCAGGAGAACGCCTTCCCGTGGATCGAGCGCGACGTCGGCCTGACCTTCGACGAATGGGGCATGCCCGTCGTCGACACCGTGACCATGCAGTCGAGCCTGCCGAACGTCTTCTTCGGCGGCGACGCGGCCTTCGGGCCGAAGAACATCATCTGGGCGGTGGCGCACGGCCACGACGCGGCGGTTTCCATCGACCAGTTCTGCCAGGGGCTGGACGTCGCCGACCGGCCGCCGCCGGGCACCTCGCTGGTCAGCCAGAAGATGGGCATCCACGAGTGGAGCTACGACAACGACGTCGCCAATGACCGCCGCTACCGGGTGCCGCTGCGCGACAAGGCCACCGCCCTGAAGGACGTGCGGCTGGAGGTGGAGCTGGGCTTCGACCGCGAGCTCGGCTTCCGCGAGGCCCAGCGCTGCCTGAACTGCGACATCCAGACGGTGTTCGCCGATCCGCTGTGCATCGAGTGCGACGCCTGCGTCGACATCTGCCCGGTGGACTGCATCACCTTCACCGATAACGGCGACGAAGAGGACCTCCGCACCCGGCTGAAGGCGCCCGCGCCGCACCTCGACCAGGCGCTCTACGTCTCCGGCTCGCTGCCGACCGGGCGGGTGATGGTGAAGGATGAGGACGTCTGCCTGCACTGCGGCCTCTGCGCCGAGCGGTGTCCGACGGGGGCCTGGGACATGCAGAAGTTCATGCTCGAGATCACGCACGCGGGGCACGCATGCCAGAGCCGGTGA
- the tig gene encoding trigger factor has protein sequence MQIVEKSGEGLSRVYGVTVPAKDLTDKLEARIAEITPTLNIKGFRPGKVPTAHVRRLYGKALMSEVVEQTLNEGTQKVLEDNKLRPAGDPDLKPEGDMQQVIDGKADLAYEIALDVMPEFEPIDPATLSLTRPVYEPADAEVDEALAELAKQNRTYEPRTGKTVKAKDGDMVVIDFLGKLDGVAFEGGAATDAELVLGSGQFIPGFEDQLVGAKPDSDVEVKVTFPEDYQAETLKGKEAVFEVKVKEVKAPVDAEANDALAERLGVESLEKLRELLKTNLEQQYAGATRFKLKRALLDQLDTQHDFPLPPKMVEAEFASIWTQVQQDKANGSLPAEDLEKDDTTLEGEYRKIAERRVRLGLVLAEIGRANNVQVTDQELAEAMRQEAMRYGPQAQQVFDLFRQNANAQAQLRAPIFEDKVVDLIVGKAKVEDQKVSKEDLLKDDDLPEGYGG, from the coding sequence ATGCAGATCGTTGAAAAGTCTGGCGAAGGCCTGAGCCGCGTCTACGGCGTGACGGTCCCCGCCAAGGACCTGACCGACAAGCTGGAGGCGCGGATCGCCGAGATCACGCCGACCCTCAACATCAAGGGCTTCCGCCCCGGCAAGGTGCCGACCGCCCACGTGCGCCGCCTGTACGGCAAGGCGCTGATGAGCGAGGTCGTCGAACAGACGCTCAACGAGGGCACCCAGAAGGTGCTGGAAGACAACAAGCTGCGCCCGGCCGGCGACCCCGACCTGAAGCCGGAAGGCGACATGCAGCAGGTGATCGACGGCAAGGCGGACCTCGCCTACGAGATCGCCCTCGACGTGATGCCGGAGTTCGAGCCGATCGATCCCGCGACCCTGTCGCTGACCCGCCCGGTCTACGAGCCCGCCGACGCCGAAGTCGACGAGGCGCTGGCCGAGCTCGCCAAGCAGAACCGCACCTATGAGCCGCGCACCGGCAAGACCGTGAAGGCCAAGGACGGCGACATGGTCGTCATCGACTTCCTGGGCAAGCTGGACGGCGTGGCCTTCGAAGGCGGCGCGGCCACCGACGCCGAGCTGGTGCTGGGTTCCGGCCAGTTCATCCCGGGCTTCGAAGACCAACTGGTCGGCGCCAAGCCCGACAGCGACGTCGAGGTGAAGGTCACCTTCCCCGAGGACTACCAGGCCGAGACCCTCAAGGGCAAAGAGGCGGTGTTCGAGGTCAAGGTGAAGGAGGTCAAGGCGCCCGTCGACGCCGAGGCCAACGACGCGCTGGCCGAGCGGCTGGGCGTGGAAAGCCTCGAGAAGCTGCGCGAGCTCTTGAAGACCAACCTGGAACAGCAGTACGCCGGCGCGACCCGCTTCAAGCTGAAGCGCGCGCTGCTCGACCAGCTCGACACCCAGCACGACTTCCCGCTGCCGCCGAAGATGGTGGAAGCCGAGTTCGCCTCCATCTGGACCCAGGTCCAGCAGGACAAGGCCAATGGCAGCCTGCCGGCCGAGGACCTCGAGAAGGACGACACCACGCTCGAGGGCGAATACCGCAAGATCGCCGAGCGCCGGGTCCGCCTGGGCCTGGTGCTGGCCGAGATCGGCCGCGCCAACAACGTCCAGGTCACGGACCAGGAGCTGGCCGAGGCCATGCGCCAGGAAGCCATGCGCTATGGCCCGCAGGCGCAGCAGGTGTTCGACCTGTTCCGCCAGAACGCCAACGCCCAGGCCCAACTGCGCGCCCCGATCTTCGAGGACAAGGTGGTCGACCTGATCGTCGGCAAGGCCAAGGTCGAAGACCAGAAGGTCTCGAAAGAGGACCTGCTGAAGGACGACGACCTGCCGGAAGGCTACGGCGGCTGA
- a CDS encoding 2-oxoacid:acceptor oxidoreductase subunit alpha, with protein sequence MPEPVKTRVNDFVVKFANVNGSGSASANGMFAKSILRMGVPVAARNIFPSNIQGLPTWFEVRVTEAGHLGRRGGVDLMVAMNPQTWDKDVAEIEAGGYLFYDCTKPLPAAKFRNDITVIGVPLTAMCNAAYQLPRERQLFKNIVYVGALAALLGIDLAVIEQLLGEQFEGRAKLIAANVAALHMGHDYVTENLEPLRLQVRRADAVGDRIYVEGNSAAALGAVYGGATVCAWYPITPSTSLAEAFTGYCEDLRTDPDGKARYAIVQAEDEIASIGIVVGAGWNGARAFTCTSGPGVSLMTEFIGLSYFAEIPAVIFDVQRGGPSTGMPTRTQQADLIGAAYASHGDTKHPMLLPADPGECFEMGALAFDLADRLQTTVFVMLDLDIGMNEWLTKPFAWDDARALDRGKVMTHDELEAGKDFGRYLDVDGDGIPYRTYPGVHPSRGGYFTRGTSRNPYARYSEEGAVYVDNMQRLLRKFETAKALIPPPIERKARRKTPDGVIYFGSTTPAMHEALEALEGQGRHVDALRLRGFPFSNEVMAFVAGHERVFVVEQNRDGQLRTLLMNEGGVDPAKLVPVLHYDGTPITARFIAGQIAQLMAMAQIEAAE encoded by the coding sequence ATGCCAGAGCCGGTGAAGACCCGCGTGAACGACTTCGTGGTCAAGTTCGCCAACGTGAACGGCTCGGGCTCGGCCAGCGCCAACGGCATGTTCGCCAAGTCGATCCTGCGGATGGGCGTGCCGGTGGCGGCGCGCAACATCTTCCCCTCGAACATCCAGGGCCTGCCGACCTGGTTCGAGGTGCGGGTGACGGAGGCCGGCCACCTGGGGCGGCGCGGCGGCGTCGACCTGATGGTCGCCATGAACCCGCAGACCTGGGACAAGGACGTCGCCGAGATCGAGGCCGGCGGCTACCTGTTCTACGACTGCACCAAGCCGCTGCCGGCGGCGAAATTCCGCAACGACATCACCGTCATTGGCGTGCCGCTGACCGCCATGTGCAACGCCGCCTACCAGCTCCCGCGGGAGCGGCAGCTGTTCAAGAACATCGTCTACGTTGGCGCGCTGGCGGCGCTGCTGGGGATCGATCTGGCGGTGATCGAACAGCTACTGGGCGAGCAGTTCGAGGGCCGCGCCAAGCTGATCGCCGCCAACGTAGCGGCCCTGCACATGGGCCACGACTACGTCACCGAGAACCTGGAGCCGCTGCGCCTGCAGGTGCGCCGCGCCGACGCGGTGGGCGACCGCATCTACGTGGAGGGCAACTCCGCCGCCGCGCTCGGCGCGGTCTACGGCGGGGCCACGGTCTGCGCCTGGTACCCGATCACGCCCTCCACCTCGCTGGCCGAGGCCTTCACCGGCTACTGCGAGGACCTGCGCACCGATCCCGACGGCAAGGCCCGCTACGCCATCGTCCAGGCGGAGGACGAGATCGCCTCCATCGGCATCGTGGTGGGCGCCGGCTGGAACGGCGCGCGGGCCTTCACCTGCACCTCCGGGCCGGGGGTCTCGCTGATGACCGAGTTCATCGGCCTGTCCTATTTCGCCGAGATCCCGGCGGTGATCTTCGACGTGCAGCGGGGCGGGCCGTCCACCGGCATGCCGACGCGCACCCAGCAGGCCGACCTGATCGGCGCCGCCTACGCCAGCCACGGCGACACCAAGCACCCGATGCTGCTGCCGGCCGATCCCGGCGAATGCTTCGAGATGGGCGCGCTGGCCTTCGACCTGGCGGACCGGCTGCAGACCACCGTCTTCGTCATGCTCGATCTCGACATCGGCATGAACGAGTGGCTGACCAAGCCCTTCGCCTGGGACGACGCCCGCGCGCTCGACCGCGGCAAGGTGATGACCCACGATGAGCTGGAGGCCGGCAAGGACTTCGGCCGCTACCTCGACGTGGACGGCGACGGGATCCCGTACCGCACCTATCCCGGCGTGCACCCGTCCCGCGGCGGCTACTTCACCCGCGGCACCTCGCGGAACCCCTATGCGCGCTACTCCGAGGAGGGCGCGGTCTACGTCGACAACATGCAAAGGCTGCTGCGCAAGTTCGAGACCGCCAAGGCGCTGATCCCGCCGCCGATCGAGCGCAAGGCCAGGCGCAAGACCCCTGACGGGGTGATCTACTTCGGCTCCACCACGCCGGCCATGCACGAGGCCCTGGAGGCGCTGGAAGGGCAGGGGCGGCACGTCGATGCGCTGCGTCTGCGCGGCTTCCCGTTCTCCAACGAGGTGATGGCCTTCGTCGCCGGCCACGAGCGGGTGTTCGTGGTCGAGCAGAACCGCGACGGCCAGTTGCGGACCCTGCTGATGAACGAGGGCGGCGTCGACCCGGCCAAGCTCGTGCCGGTGCTGCACTACGACGGCACGCCGATCACCGCCCGGTTCATCGCCGGACAGATCGCCCAGCTGATGGCCATGGCGCAGATCGAGGCCGCGGAATGA
- a CDS encoding HAD family hydrolase: MSFERPRVVFAYDFDGTLAPGHMQNHAFIPDELGMDRADFWEEVRALAVAQRGDEILAYMHVMLTKAQERGLELSLESWRRRGADLKLFPGVEAWFERQNRRAEELQLDLRHFIISSGNRELIEGSPIARHFERIYASAFIFDAKQEAVGIALGVNYTSKTQYLFRINKWTLEEWDSVAINRSLDKDHRPVPFDRIVYFGDGFTDIPTMRLVTDQGGYAVAVYHEGDPASEAAALSLRKDGRAHLAGPGDYTEGSALDGLATAMLTEMAARAHAQNLVKWPDQPT, from the coding sequence ATGAGCTTCGAACGGCCCCGCGTGGTCTTCGCCTACGACTTCGACGGCACGCTGGCGCCCGGCCACATGCAGAACCACGCCTTCATCCCCGACGAGCTCGGCATGGACCGCGCCGACTTCTGGGAGGAGGTCCGCGCCCTGGCCGTGGCCCAGCGCGGCGACGAGATCCTGGCCTACATGCACGTGATGCTGACCAAGGCGCAGGAACGGGGGCTGGAGCTGTCGCTGGAGAGTTGGCGCCGGCGCGGGGCGGACCTGAAGCTGTTCCCCGGCGTCGAGGCCTGGTTCGAGCGCCAGAACCGCCGGGCCGAGGAGCTGCAGCTCGACCTGCGCCACTTCATCATCTCCTCCGGCAACCGCGAGCTGATCGAGGGCTCGCCCATCGCCCGCCACTTCGAGCGGATCTACGCCTCGGCCTTCATCTTCGACGCGAAGCAGGAGGCGGTGGGGATCGCGCTGGGGGTCAACTACACCTCCAAGACCCAGTACCTGTTCCGCATCAACAAGTGGACGCTGGAGGAGTGGGACAGCGTCGCCATCAACCGCTCGCTGGACAAGGACCATCGCCCGGTGCCGTTCGACCGGATCGTCTACTTCGGCGACGGCTTCACCGACATTCCCACCATGCGGCTGGTCACCGACCAGGGCGGCTATGCGGTGGCGGTCTACCACGAGGGCGATCCTGCCAGCGAGGCGGCGGCGCTCAGCCTGCGCAAGGACGGCCGCGCCCATCTCGCCGGGCCGGGCGACTACACCGAGGGCTCGGCGCTCGACGGCCTGGCGACCGCCATGTTGACCGAGATGGCGGCCCGCGCCCACGCCCAGAACCTGGTGAAATGGCCCGACCAGCCGACGTAA
- the purM gene encoding phosphoribosylformylglycinamidine cyclo-ligase, whose product MSERPNGLTYAQAGVDIDAGAALVERIKPLAKATRRPGAEASLGGFGALFDLKAAGYADPLLVTTTDGVGTKLKVAIETGIHDTVGIDLVAMCVNDLLAQGAEPLMFLDYFATGKLDVEAAATVVAGIAEGCRQANCALVGGETAEMPGMYAEGDYDMAGFCVGAVDRDKVLPRMGDQKPGDLLIGLASSGPHSNGYSLVRRIVERSGLAWDAPAPFEAGKTLAQALLAPTKIYVKTVLPHLKAGRIEGLAHITGGGLIENPPRAIAEGLVPRFDWNAWALPPVFAWLQEVGGVSDHELRRTFNCGVGLMLIVDPHQLPDVLEGLARAEEDAFVIGELAAA is encoded by the coding sequence ATGTCCGAACGGCCGAACGGTCTCACCTACGCTCAAGCCGGCGTCGACATCGACGCCGGCGCCGCCCTCGTCGAGCGGATCAAGCCCCTGGCCAAGGCCACGCGGCGCCCCGGGGCGGAGGCCTCGCTGGGCGGTTTCGGGGCGCTGTTCGACCTCAAGGCCGCCGGCTATGCCGATCCCCTGCTGGTCACCACGACCGACGGGGTGGGCACCAAGCTGAAGGTGGCCATCGAGACCGGCATCCACGACACGGTCGGCATCGACCTGGTGGCCATGTGCGTCAACGACCTGCTGGCCCAGGGCGCCGAGCCGTTGATGTTCCTAGACTATTTCGCCACCGGCAAGCTCGACGTGGAGGCCGCCGCCACCGTGGTGGCCGGCATCGCCGAGGGCTGCCGGCAGGCCAACTGCGCCCTGGTGGGCGGCGAGACCGCCGAGATGCCGGGCATGTACGCCGAGGGCGACTACGACATGGCGGGCTTCTGCGTCGGGGCCGTCGATCGCGACAAGGTGCTGCCGCGGATGGGCGACCAGAAGCCCGGCGACCTGCTGATCGGCCTGGCCTCCTCCGGCCCGCATTCCAACGGCTATTCGCTCGTCCGCCGCATCGTCGAGCGCTCGGGCCTCGCCTGGGACGCTCCGGCGCCGTTCGAGGCCGGCAAGACCCTGGCCCAGGCCCTGCTCGCGCCGACGAAGATCTACGTGAAGACCGTGCTGCCGCACCTGAAGGCCGGCCGAATCGAGGGCCTGGCCCACATCACCGGCGGCGGCCTGATCGAAAATCCGCCCCGCGCCATCGCCGAGGGCCTGGTCCCGCGCTTCGACTGGAACGCCTGGGCCCTGCCGCCGGTGTTCGCCTGGCTGCAGGAGGTGGGCGGCGTATCCGACCACGAGCTTCGCCGCACCTTCAACTGCGGCGTCGGCCTGATGCTGATCGTCGACCCGCACCAGCTGCCCGACGTGCTGGAAGGCCTGGCCCGCGCCGAGGAAGACGCCTTCGTGATCGGCGAACTGGCGGCGGCCTAG
- a CDS encoding 2-oxoacid:ferredoxin oxidoreductase subunit beta has product MTYITKPQLHHPLLAENSLGFTRRDYEGSVSTLCAGCGHDSISSAIIQACFELDLPPHRIAKLSGIGCSSKTPDYFLGASHGFNTVHGRMPSVLTGANLANKDLIYLGVSGDGDSASIGLGQFAHAVRRGVNMLYIVENNGVYGLTKGQFSATSDKGSKSKRGVVNHDAGIDLVGMALQLGATYVARSFSGDKAQLVPLIKAGLMHKGAAFIDCISPCVQFNNHQGSTKSFDYVREHNEAVNRLDVIPPRGPISVDYAPGETVKVAQHDGSVLSLHKLAELYNPNNRAQALGYLQARQARGQVVTGLLYIDPDSGDLHDSLETVDTPLNQLGQADLVPGSAALAAINAALR; this is encoded by the coding sequence ATGACCTACATCACCAAGCCCCAGCTGCATCACCCGCTGCTGGCCGAGAACAGCCTGGGCTTCACGCGGCGGGACTACGAGGGCTCGGTCTCGACGCTCTGCGCCGGCTGCGGCCACGACTCCATCTCCTCGGCGATCATCCAGGCCTGTTTCGAGCTGGACCTGCCGCCGCACCGGATCGCCAAGCTGTCGGGGATCGGCTGCTCGTCGAAGACGCCGGACTATTTCCTGGGCGCCAGCCACGGCTTCAACACCGTCCACGGGCGGATGCCCTCGGTGCTGACCGGCGCCAACCTCGCCAACAAGGACCTGATCTACCTGGGCGTCTCCGGGGACGGCGACAGCGCCTCGATCGGCCTCGGCCAGTTCGCCCACGCCGTGCGGCGCGGCGTCAACATGCTCTACATCGTCGAGAACAACGGCGTGTACGGCCTGACCAAGGGCCAGTTCTCGGCCACCTCCGACAAGGGCTCGAAGTCCAAGCGCGGCGTGGTCAACCACGACGCCGGCATCGACCTGGTGGGCATGGCCCTGCAGCTGGGCGCCACCTACGTCGCCCGCTCGTTCTCCGGCGACAAGGCCCAGCTCGTGCCACTGATCAAGGCCGGGCTGATGCACAAGGGCGCGGCCTTCATCGACTGCATCAGCCCCTGCGTGCAGTTCAACAACCACCAGGGCTCGACCAAGAGCTTCGACTATGTGCGCGAGCACAACGAGGCGGTGAACCGGCTGGACGTGATACCGCCGCGCGGGCCGATCAGCGTGGACTATGCGCCCGGCGAGACGGTGAAGGTCGCCCAGCACGACGGGAGCGTGCTGTCGCTGCACAAGCTGGCCGAGCTCTACAATCCGAACAACCGCGCCCAGGCGCTGGGCTACCTCCAGGCCCGGCAGGCGCGGGGGCAGGTGGTCACCGGCCTGCTCTACATCGACCCCGACAGCGGCGACCTGCACGACAGCCTGGAGACGGTGGACACGCCGCTGAACCAGCTCGGCCAGGCCGATCTGGTGCCGGGCTCGGCGGCGCTGGCGGCGATCAACGCGGCGCTACGCTAG
- the rnd gene encoding ribonuclease D, producing MIPITTTAELAVFCDKLKGQPFVAVDTEFMRETTYWPKLCLIQAAAPNAHAVIDPLADGMDLEPFLEVMRDQRILKVFHAARQDVEIFNNLQAMPVPLFDTQVAGMAAGFGEQIAYDALVRQMLKIELDKSSRFTDWARRPLSDAQLTYALADVTHLAELYPMLRQRLEKEGRIGWVTDEMTNLTSPANYDVEPENAWKRLRPRKHTAKYLAVYKAVAAWRERTAQQRDQPRGRILKDEAIDEVATQAPTDAEALDRLRSVPKGFSGSRFGPDLLAAIREALKDPEGYAPVIDRNRQAPSPAAGAVVELLKVLLKARAEETGVASKLIATVSDLELIANDDEAATPALTGWRREAFGEDALRLKRGELALVLDGARVRVVEVRRAPKATAAAG from the coding sequence ATGATCCCGATTACGACCACCGCGGAACTGGCGGTGTTTTGCGACAAACTCAAAGGCCAGCCGTTCGTCGCTGTGGACACCGAGTTCATGCGCGAGACCACGTACTGGCCAAAGCTGTGCCTGATCCAGGCCGCGGCCCCGAACGCCCATGCGGTGATCGATCCGTTGGCGGACGGCATGGACCTGGAGCCGTTCCTGGAGGTGATGCGTGACCAGCGCATCCTGAAGGTGTTCCACGCCGCCCGGCAGGACGTGGAGATCTTCAACAACCTGCAGGCCATGCCCGTGCCGCTGTTCGACACCCAGGTGGCGGGCATGGCGGCGGGCTTCGGCGAGCAGATCGCCTACGACGCCCTGGTCCGGCAGATGCTGAAGATCGAGCTCGACAAGTCCAGCCGGTTCACCGACTGGGCGCGCCGGCCGCTGTCCGACGCCCAGCTCACCTATGCGCTGGCCGACGTGACCCACCTGGCGGAACTCTACCCCATGCTGCGCCAGCGGTTGGAGAAGGAGGGCCGGATCGGCTGGGTCACCGACGAGATGACCAACCTGACGTCCCCGGCCAACTACGACGTGGAGCCGGAGAACGCCTGGAAGCGGCTGCGGCCGCGCAAGCACACGGCCAAGTACCTGGCGGTCTACAAGGCCGTCGCCGCCTGGCGCGAGCGCACCGCCCAGCAGCGTGACCAGCCGCGCGGCCGCATCCTCAAGGACGAGGCCATCGACGAGGTCGCCACGCAGGCGCCCACCGACGCCGAGGCGCTGGACCGGCTGCGCTCGGTGCCCAAGGGTTTCTCCGGCTCGCGGTTCGGGCCGGACCTGCTGGCCGCCATCCGCGAGGCGCTGAAGGATCCCGAGGGCTACGCGCCGGTGATCGACCGCAACCGGCAAGCCCCGTCGCCGGCCGCCGGAGCCGTGGTCGAGCTGCTGAAGGTGCTGCTGAAGGCGCGCGCCGAGGAAACCGGCGTGGCCTCCAAGCTGATCGCCACCGTCTCCGACCTGGAGCTGATCGCCAACGACGACGAGGCGGCCACCCCGGCGCTGACCGGCTGGCGGCGCGAGGCGTTCGGCGAGGACGCGCTGCGGCTCAAGCGGGGCGAGCTCGCCCTGGTGCTGGACGGCGCCCGCGTGCGGGTCGTCGAGGTCCGCCGCGCGCCGAAGGCGACCGCCGCGGCCGGCTGA